In a single window of the Streptomyces sp. CGMCC 4.7035 genome:
- a CDS encoding class II 3-deoxy-7-phosphoheptulonate synthase, translated as MTVNAKTSPGAGNTWRDLPAAQQPEYPDPEALRAVIADLESYPPLVFAGECDQLRARMGAVAKGEAFLLQGGDCAEAFDAVSADHIRQKLKTLLQMGAVLTYAASVPVVKVGRIAGQYSKPRSKPTETRDGVTLPTYRGDSVNGFDFTETARVPDPERLKRMYNASASTLNLVRAFTTGGYADLRQVHAWNQDFVKSSPSGQRYEQLAREIDNALNFMHACGADPEEFKTVEFFSSHEALLLDYESALTRVDSRTGQLYDVSGHMVWIGERTRQLDGAHIEFASKIRNPIGIKLGPTTTAEEALQYIDRLDPEREPGRVTFIVRMGADKVRDKLPELVEKVTASGAVVAWVTDPMHGNTFEAASGHKTRRFDDVLDEVKGFFEVHKALGTHPGGIHVELTGDDVTECVGGGDEIFVDDLHQRYETACDPRLNRSQSLDLAFLVAEMYRDQ; from the coding sequence GTGACCGTGAACGCTAAGACCAGCCCCGGCGCTGGCAACACCTGGCGAGACCTGCCCGCGGCGCAGCAGCCCGAGTACCCCGACCCCGAGGCTCTGCGCGCAGTGATCGCGGACCTCGAGTCGTATCCGCCGCTCGTCTTCGCGGGCGAGTGCGACCAGCTGCGCGCCCGGATGGGAGCCGTCGCCAAGGGCGAGGCGTTCCTGCTCCAGGGCGGTGACTGCGCCGAGGCCTTCGACGCCGTGTCCGCCGACCACATCCGCCAGAAGCTCAAGACCCTGCTCCAGATGGGTGCCGTGCTCACGTACGCGGCCTCCGTCCCGGTCGTGAAGGTCGGCCGGATCGCCGGCCAGTACTCCAAGCCGCGCTCCAAGCCGACCGAGACCCGCGACGGCGTCACCCTGCCGACCTACCGCGGCGACTCCGTCAACGGCTTCGACTTCACCGAGACGGCCCGCGTCCCGGACCCCGAGCGCCTGAAGCGGATGTACAACGCGTCCGCCTCGACGCTCAACCTGGTGCGCGCCTTCACCACCGGCGGCTACGCCGACCTGCGCCAGGTGCATGCCTGGAACCAGGACTTCGTGAAGTCGTCGCCGTCCGGGCAGCGCTACGAGCAGCTCGCGCGGGAGATCGACAACGCGCTGAACTTCATGCACGCCTGCGGGGCCGACCCGGAGGAGTTCAAGACCGTCGAGTTCTTCTCCTCGCACGAGGCGCTGCTGCTCGACTACGAGTCCGCCCTGACCCGGGTCGACTCGCGTACCGGGCAGCTGTACGACGTCTCGGGGCACATGGTGTGGATCGGTGAGCGCACCCGCCAGCTGGACGGCGCGCACATCGAGTTCGCCTCGAAGATCCGCAACCCGATCGGCATCAAGCTCGGCCCGACGACGACGGCCGAGGAGGCGCTTCAGTACATCGACCGTCTCGACCCGGAGCGCGAGCCGGGCCGGGTGACCTTCATCGTCCGCATGGGCGCCGACAAGGTCCGCGACAAGCTCCCCGAGCTGGTCGAAAAGGTCACGGCGTCCGGTGCGGTGGTGGCCTGGGTGACCGACCCGATGCACGGCAACACCTTCGAGGCGGCCTCCGGCCACAAGACCCGCCGCTTCGACGACGTGCTCGACGAGGTCAAGGGCTTCTTCGAGGTCCACAAGGCGCTGGGCACGCACCCGGGCGGCATCCATGTGGAGCTGACCGGCGACGACGTCACCGAGTGCGTGGGCGGCGGCGACGAGATCTTCGTCGACGATCTGCACCAGCGCTACGAGACGGCCTGCGACCCGCGTCTGAACCGCAGCCAGTCCCTCGACCTGGCGTTCCTCGTCGCGGAGATGTACCGCGACCAGTAG
- a CDS encoding trp operon leader peptide, producing MFAHSNQNWWWTAHPAAH from the coding sequence ATGTTTGCGCACTCGAACCAGAACTGGTGGTGGACCGCTCATCCGGCGGCCCACTGA